In one window of Micromonospora cathayae DNA:
- a CDS encoding VOC family protein: MGIHRLNHAVLFVRDLERSVAFYRDVLGFRPVAMTPDGFTGAAFLQAPGSTNDHDLGLFAIGAAAGPSGAGRSTVGLYHLAWEVDTLDELAATAERLTAAGALAGSSDHGTTKSLYARDPDGLEFEVVWLVPADRLDDAALAARKRIGRLDLAREQQRYGGQTRGGVGISVPA, translated from the coding sequence ATGGGAATCCACCGGCTCAACCACGCCGTACTCTTCGTCCGTGACCTCGAGCGCAGCGTCGCCTTCTACCGGGACGTGCTCGGCTTCCGTCCGGTGGCGATGACCCCGGACGGCTTCACCGGCGCGGCCTTCCTCCAGGCCCCCGGCTCGACCAACGACCACGACCTCGGGCTGTTCGCCATCGGCGCGGCGGCCGGGCCGTCCGGCGCGGGCCGCAGCACGGTCGGCCTCTACCACCTCGCCTGGGAGGTCGACACCCTCGACGAACTGGCCGCCACCGCCGAGCGGCTCACCGCGGCCGGCGCGCTGGCCGGCAGCTCCGACCACGGCACCACCAAGAGCCTGTACGCCCGCGACCCGGACGGGCTGGAGTTCGAGGTGGTCTGGCTGGTCCCCGCCGACCGGCTCGACGACGCGGCGCTGGCCGCGCGCAAGCGGATCGGCCGGCTCGACCTGGCCCGGGAACAGCAGCGCTACGGCGGGCAGACCCGCGGCGGCGTGGGCATCTCCGTCCCGGCCTGA
- a CDS encoding DUF4236 domain-containing protein has protein sequence MGLMFRKRKKYGPIILNFTENGFSSWSIKIGRWSWNSRAKAHRVDLPGPLSWKQDKSRSRA, from the coding sequence ATGGGCCTGATGTTCCGCAAGCGGAAGAAGTACGGTCCGATCATTCTCAACTTCACCGAGAACGGTTTCTCCTCCTGGAGCATCAAGATCGGCCGCTGGTCCTGGAACTCCCGCGCCAAGGCGCACCGGGTCGACCTGCCCGGTCCGCTGTCCTGGAAGCAGGACAAGTCGCGCTCCCGCGCGTAG
- a CDS encoding MarR family winged helix-turn-helix transcriptional regulator — translation MGVMTRWLDPDEQRTWRAFLTASRALMETLDRELQRDAGMPHAYYEILVRLSEAPQRQLRMTDLARASGSSRSRLSHAVARLETAGWVVRRDCPTDRRGQVAALTDAGFAALAAAAPGHVEGVRRHLLDALSPAQVDQLRRISETLVDHLDTDRPLS, via the coding sequence ATGGGCGTCATGACCCGGTGGCTGGACCCCGACGAGCAGCGCACCTGGCGGGCGTTCCTGACCGCCTCCCGGGCGCTGATGGAGACGCTCGACCGCGAGCTGCAACGCGACGCCGGCATGCCGCACGCGTACTACGAGATCCTGGTCCGGCTCTCCGAGGCCCCGCAGCGGCAACTCCGGATGACCGACCTGGCGCGGGCCAGCGGATCGTCGCGCAGCCGGCTCTCGCACGCGGTGGCCCGGCTGGAGACGGCCGGCTGGGTGGTCCGCCGGGACTGTCCCACCGACCGTCGGGGGCAGGTCGCCGCCCTCACCGACGCCGGGTTCGCCGCGCTGGCCGCCGCCGCGCCCGGCCACGTCGAAGGGGTACGCCGGCACCTGCTGGACGCGCTCAGCCCGGCCCAGGTCGACCAGCTCCGCCGGATCAGCGAAACCCTGGTGGACCACCTGGACACCGATCGACCACTATCCTGA
- a CDS encoding ATP-binding protein, whose product MRGRLTALTVLGLVVGLAVGGAVLFVALGYVLQRSVDDEAFRTADAVALLAAEDVLPDPLPVAAGQVRVQVVDQQGRVRAASIDADRLVPMVPVGRIDHTARQRTFVRGERLGLPGRVRVVTVPAGTPAEPLTVLVGKSMADVTHSAEVVRTVLLVSFPLLVVLLGGVTWRVVGATLRPVEALRSGAAEITDRAGGGRLPVPASHDEIHRLAVTLNDMLDRLEASRARQRAFVADAAHELRSPLTNMRTELEVAGRLGDRTDWPAVARDLLTDTERLSRLVDDLLLLARLDEAASARPAGVAGPPSGVDGVAGPVVGGGVGGPTAEGGVGGPTAGSGGTGGPGAGRVRVRPTGPVELTSLVQAVAARFPTPPVRVLPTPEPVWTVGDADQLHRVLANLLDNAVRHCRESVVVAVTAAGTTTTDPAGTAASGPVGTAATGPAGTAATDDDPYAGGHLVTVTDDGPGIPPADRERVFDRFTRLDDARTRDAGGAGLGLAIVRELVRSHGGTVRLGDAGPGLRVMLRLPTLELGPDPDPPVDPAA is encoded by the coding sequence CTGCGCGGCCGGTTGACCGCCCTCACCGTGCTGGGTCTGGTCGTCGGGCTGGCGGTGGGTGGGGCGGTCCTGTTCGTGGCCCTCGGGTACGTCCTGCAACGCAGCGTCGACGACGAGGCGTTCCGGACCGCCGACGCGGTCGCCCTGCTGGCCGCCGAGGACGTCCTGCCCGATCCGCTGCCGGTCGCCGCCGGTCAGGTCCGGGTGCAGGTGGTCGACCAGCAGGGCCGGGTACGCGCCGCGTCGATCGACGCCGACCGGCTGGTGCCGATGGTGCCGGTGGGGCGGATCGACCACACCGCACGGCAGCGCACCTTCGTCCGGGGCGAGCGGTTGGGGCTGCCCGGCCGGGTCCGGGTGGTGACCGTGCCGGCCGGCACGCCCGCCGAGCCGCTGACCGTACTGGTGGGCAAGTCGATGGCGGACGTCACCCACAGCGCCGAGGTGGTCCGGACCGTCCTGCTGGTCAGCTTTCCGCTGCTGGTGGTGCTTTTGGGTGGGGTGACCTGGCGGGTGGTCGGCGCCACCCTGCGCCCGGTCGAGGCGCTGCGCAGCGGTGCCGCGGAGATCACCGACCGGGCCGGCGGCGGCCGGCTGCCCGTACCGGCGTCGCACGACGAGATCCACCGGCTGGCGGTCACCCTCAACGACATGCTGGACCGGCTGGAGGCGAGCCGGGCCCGGCAACGGGCGTTCGTCGCCGACGCCGCGCACGAGCTACGCAGTCCGTTGACCAACATGCGTACCGAGCTTGAGGTCGCCGGCCGGCTCGGGGACCGTACCGACTGGCCGGCGGTGGCCCGGGACCTGCTCACCGACACGGAACGGTTGAGCCGCCTCGTCGACGACCTGTTGCTGCTGGCCCGGCTGGACGAGGCGGCCAGCGCCCGGCCCGCCGGTGTCGCCGGCCCGCCGAGCGGGGTCGACGGTGTCGCCGGCCCGGTGGTCGGGGGCGGTGTCGGCGGTCCGACGGCCGAGGGCGGTGTCGGCGGTCCGACGGCCGGGTCCGGCGGAACCGGTGGGCCGGGGGCCGGGCGGGTCCGGGTCCGCCCGACCGGGCCGGTCGAGCTGACCTCGTTGGTCCAGGCCGTCGCCGCCCGCTTCCCGACCCCGCCGGTACGGGTGCTGCCCACGCCGGAACCGGTGTGGACGGTCGGGGACGCCGACCAGTTGCACCGGGTGCTGGCGAACCTCCTCGACAACGCGGTCCGCCACTGCCGGGAGAGTGTCGTGGTCGCGGTGACCGCCGCCGGGACGACCACCACCGACCCGGCCGGTACGGCGGCCAGTGGCCCAGTCGGTACTGCGGCCACCGGCCCAGCCGGTACGGCGGCCACCGACGATGATCCGTATGCCGGCGGTCACCTGGTGACGGTGACCGACGACGGGCCGGGAATCCCGCCCGCCGACCGGGAACGGGTCTTCGACCGGTTCACCCGGCTGGACGACGCCCGGACCCGGGACGCCGGCGGGGCGGGCCTGGGGCTGGCCATCGTCCGGGAACTCGTCCGGTCGCACGGCGGCACCGTACGGCTCGGCGACGCCGGACCGGGACTGCGGGTCATGCTGCGCCTGCCGACCCTGGAACTCGGCCCGGACCCGGACCCGCCCGTCGACCCGGCGGCCTGA
- a CDS encoding HelD family protein, with the protein MLYGRLDGLRDQAARRLAEELRSDGGTMQARSQRDTAVRMYAEQVEQFSAVEQGLCFGRLDADDGSRRYIGRIGIFDTGDDYDPLLMDWRAPAARPFYLATAANPQGVRRRRHLRTRDRKVVGLHDENLDLDSASPTGHDELTGEASLLAALNANRTGRMRDIVETIQAEQDRVIRADLGGTLVVQGGPGTGKTAVALHRAAYLLYTHRRELSTRGVLLVGPNATFLRYISQVLPTLAETGVLLRTPGDLFPGVTARRAEPAQVAALKGRLVMTEVLAGAVRDRQQVPDEPIGIELEQRDVLTLTPDVCRAARDRARRSGRPHNLARALFDIEIIHALADQEADRIGADPLGGENLLDEADVAEIRRELREEPGVRAVLDQLWPVLTPQRLLADLYADPDRIATAAPMLTDAERALLHREPGGWAASDAPLLDEAAELLGEDERAAAARRERIRAQAREYAEGVLEIWRGSRSIDVEDEADGGEILGVTDLLDADRLLERQETGDSLTTAERAAADRNWAFGHVIVDEAQELSPMGWRLLMRRCPSRSMTIVGDVAQTGALAGTPSWREALAPYVADRWRLEELTVSYRTPAEIMSVAADVLAEIDPTLRPPRSVRSTGVLPWDRTVPAGQLPSALVEATVREVAGLEAGRLGVIVPAGRVADLGAAVTGALPEATVGEHPELESQVVVLTVAQAKGLEFDAVLLVDPDGIVAESPRGHSDLYVALTRATQRLGILRPTPD; encoded by the coding sequence ATGCTGTACGGCCGGCTGGACGGGCTGCGGGACCAGGCCGCCCGCCGGTTGGCCGAGGAGCTCCGCAGCGACGGCGGCACCATGCAGGCCCGCTCCCAGCGGGACACCGCCGTACGGATGTACGCCGAGCAGGTCGAGCAGTTCTCCGCCGTCGAGCAGGGCCTGTGCTTCGGCCGGCTGGACGCCGACGACGGGTCCCGCCGGTACATCGGCCGGATCGGCATCTTCGACACCGGTGACGACTACGACCCGTTGCTGATGGACTGGCGCGCCCCGGCCGCCCGACCGTTCTACCTGGCCACCGCCGCCAACCCGCAGGGCGTACGGCGACGCCGGCACCTGCGGACCCGGGACCGCAAGGTGGTCGGGCTGCACGACGAGAACCTCGACCTGGACAGCGCCTCCCCCACCGGCCACGACGAGCTGACCGGCGAGGCGTCCCTGCTGGCCGCGCTGAACGCCAACCGGACCGGCCGGATGCGGGACATCGTCGAGACCATCCAGGCCGAACAGGACCGGGTGATCCGGGCCGACCTGGGCGGGACGCTGGTGGTGCAGGGCGGGCCGGGCACCGGCAAGACCGCGGTGGCGCTGCACCGGGCGGCGTACCTGCTCTACACCCACCGGCGGGAACTCTCCACCCGGGGCGTGCTGCTGGTCGGCCCGAACGCGACCTTCCTGCGGTACATCTCCCAGGTGCTGCCGACCCTGGCGGAGACCGGCGTGCTGCTGCGTACCCCGGGTGATCTCTTCCCCGGGGTGACCGCCCGCCGGGCGGAGCCGGCGCAGGTCGCCGCGCTCAAGGGCCGACTGGTGATGACGGAGGTCCTGGCCGGCGCGGTACGGGACCGGCAGCAGGTGCCCGACGAGCCGATCGGGATCGAGCTGGAGCAGCGGGACGTGCTCACCCTCACCCCGGACGTCTGCCGGGCCGCCCGGGACCGGGCCCGGCGTTCCGGCCGGCCGCACAACCTGGCCCGCGCCCTGTTCGACATCGAGATCATCCACGCCCTCGCCGACCAGGAGGCCGACCGGATCGGCGCGGACCCGCTGGGCGGGGAGAACCTGCTCGACGAGGCCGACGTGGCGGAGATCCGCCGGGAGCTGCGCGAGGAACCCGGCGTCCGGGCCGTGCTGGACCAGCTCTGGCCGGTACTCACCCCGCAGCGGCTGCTCGCCGACCTGTACGCCGACCCGGACCGGATCGCCACCGCCGCGCCGATGCTGACCGACGCGGAGCGGGCGCTGCTGCACCGGGAACCGGGCGGCTGGGCGGCGTCGGACGCGCCGCTGCTGGACGAGGCCGCCGAACTGCTCGGCGAGGACGAGCGGGCGGCGGCGGCCCGCCGGGAACGGATCCGCGCGCAGGCCCGCGAGTACGCCGAGGGCGTGCTGGAGATCTGGCGGGGTTCCCGTTCCATCGACGTCGAGGACGAGGCCGACGGCGGCGAGATCCTCGGCGTCACCGACCTGCTGGACGCCGACCGGCTGCTGGAGCGGCAGGAGACCGGGGACTCGCTGACCACCGCCGAGCGGGCCGCCGCCGACCGGAACTGGGCCTTCGGGCACGTCATCGTGGACGAGGCGCAGGAGCTGTCGCCGATGGGCTGGCGGCTGCTGATGCGGCGCTGTCCGAGCCGGTCCATGACCATCGTCGGGGACGTGGCGCAGACCGGCGCGCTGGCCGGCACCCCGTCCTGGCGGGAGGCGCTGGCCCCGTACGTGGCGGACCGGTGGCGGCTGGAGGAGCTGACGGTCAGCTACCGTACGCCGGCCGAGATCATGTCGGTCGCCGCCGACGTGCTCGCCGAGATCGACCCGACCCTGCGTCCGCCCCGCTCGGTCCGCAGCACCGGCGTGCTCCCCTGGGACCGTACGGTGCCCGCCGGGCAGCTGCCCAGCGCACTGGTCGAGGCGACGGTACGGGAGGTGGCCGGGCTGGAAGCCGGCCGGCTCGGCGTGATCGTGCCGGCGGGGCGGGTCGCCGACCTCGGCGCGGCGGTCACCGGGGCGCTACCGGAGGCAACGGTGGGCGAGCACCCGGAACTGGAGAGCCAGGTGGTGGTGCTGACCGTGGCCCAGGCCAAGGGCCTGGAGTTCGACGCGGTCCTGCTGGTCGACCCGGACGGAATCGTCGCCGAGTCCCCCCGCGGCCACAGCGACCTCTACGTCGCCCTGACCCGCGCCACCCAACGCCTAGGCATCCTCCGCCCCACCCCTGACTGA
- a CDS encoding LolA family protein, producing MSVLTSRPALRWVVPAVAAVTVIGGGAALGQFAAEAEPALPPRSAAQLLVDLQTSRLEGLSGTVVQRADLGLPPLVGKLAERRDDLTALVSGTHTMRVWYSGPDKARIAFKDTLGERDVIRNGPDLWVWNSRTNEASHRTLPADAAQRPEEAADLPVTPAEAADRALAAIDPSTEVSVGRSATVAGRDAYELVLKPRAEASLVDQVRIALDAKEHVPLRFELFAAGTDEPTVEVAFTQVDFSRPDADQFTFNPPPGVKMDEGKPVGERPEGLAGKTDRPGKADDHPDVTTVGEGWATVLVARTGTPGTGTQRPAGEAAPEQGAAEQGAAEAAQLLGSLPKVSGDWGSGRLFSGKMFSVLLTDDGRVLAGLVAPERLYEVAAADR from the coding sequence ATGTCTGTTCTGACGAGCCGTCCGGCGTTGCGCTGGGTGGTGCCGGCGGTCGCGGCGGTCACGGTGATCGGCGGTGGCGCGGCGCTCGGCCAGTTCGCCGCCGAAGCCGAGCCGGCCCTGCCCCCGCGCAGCGCCGCCCAGCTCCTGGTCGACCTGCAGACGTCCCGGCTGGAGGGGCTCTCCGGCACCGTGGTGCAGCGCGCCGACCTCGGCCTGCCGCCGCTGGTCGGCAAGCTCGCCGAGCGCCGGGACGACCTGACCGCCCTGGTCTCCGGCACGCACACCATGCGGGTCTGGTACTCGGGGCCGGACAAGGCGCGCATCGCGTTCAAGGACACCCTCGGCGAGCGGGACGTGATCCGCAACGGCCCGGACCTGTGGGTCTGGAACAGCCGGACCAACGAGGCGAGCCACCGCACGCTGCCGGCCGACGCGGCTCAGCGGCCGGAGGAGGCGGCCGACCTGCCGGTCACCCCGGCCGAGGCCGCCGACCGGGCGCTGGCCGCGATCGACCCGAGCACCGAGGTCAGCGTCGGCCGGTCGGCGACGGTGGCCGGACGCGACGCGTACGAGCTGGTGCTCAAGCCACGTGCCGAGGCGTCCCTGGTCGACCAGGTCCGGATCGCGCTGGACGCGAAGGAGCACGTACCGCTGCGGTTCGAGCTGTTCGCCGCCGGCACGGACGAGCCCACGGTCGAGGTGGCCTTCACCCAGGTCGACTTCAGCCGCCCGGACGCCGACCAGTTCACCTTCAACCCGCCGCCCGGGGTGAAGATGGACGAGGGCAAGCCGGTCGGCGAGCGGCCGGAAGGACTGGCCGGGAAGACCGACCGGCCGGGGAAGGCCGACGACCACCCGGACGTGACCACCGTGGGCGAGGGCTGGGCCACCGTCCTGGTCGCCCGGACCGGTACGCCCGGGACCGGGACGCAGCGCCCCGCGGGCGAGGCGGCACCGGAGCAGGGGGCCGCCGAGCAGGGGGCCGCCGAGGCGGCGCAACTGCTGGGCTCGCTGCCGAAGGTGAGCGGTGACTGGGGCAGCGGCCGGCTGTTCAGCGGGAAGATGTTCAGCGTGCTGCTCACCGACGACGGGCGGGTGCTCGCCGGGCTGGTCGCCCCGGAGCGGCTCTACGAGGTCGCCGCGGCTGACCGGTGA
- a CDS encoding response regulator transcription factor: MRLLVVEDETRLAGALQRGLAAEGFAVDVAATGPAGLDAARYGGYDAMILDVMLPGLSGYEVVRRLRAEEHWLPVLMLSAKDGEYDQADGLDCGADDYLTKPFSYVVLLARLRALLRRGAPQRPVVLTSGDLSLDPAGRRVTLGDTEIALTAREYALLEYLMRRPGEVVSKTELLDHVWDAAVETAPNAVEVYVGYLRRKIGRDRLETVRGAGYRLTAGREGSRGASSA, from the coding sequence GTGCGACTGCTGGTGGTGGAGGACGAGACCCGGCTGGCCGGGGCGTTGCAGCGCGGGCTGGCCGCCGAGGGGTTCGCGGTGGACGTGGCCGCGACCGGCCCGGCCGGGCTGGACGCCGCCCGCTACGGCGGGTACGACGCCATGATCCTCGACGTCATGCTGCCCGGCCTCTCCGGCTACGAGGTGGTCCGGCGGCTGCGCGCCGAGGAACACTGGCTGCCGGTGCTGATGCTCTCCGCCAAGGACGGCGAGTACGACCAGGCCGACGGGCTGGACTGCGGGGCCGACGACTATCTCACCAAGCCCTTCTCGTACGTGGTGCTGCTGGCCCGGCTGCGGGCGCTGCTGCGCCGGGGCGCGCCGCAACGTCCCGTCGTGCTCACCTCCGGTGACCTCAGCCTGGACCCGGCCGGCCGCCGGGTGACCCTGGGCGACACCGAGATCGCCCTGACCGCCCGCGAGTACGCGCTGCTGGAGTACCTGATGCGCCGACCCGGCGAGGTGGTGTCCAAGACCGAACTGCTCGACCACGTCTGGGACGCCGCCGTGGAGACCGCCCCGAACGCGGTGGAGGTCTACGTCGGCTACCTCCGTCGCAAGATCGGCCGGGACCGGCTGGAGACGGTCCGGGGCGCCGGCTACCGTCTGACGGCGGGTCGGGAAGGGTCCCGGGGTGCGTCGTCCGCCTAG